The following proteins are co-located in the Paralichthys olivaceus isolate ysfri-2021 chromosome 10, ASM2471397v2, whole genome shotgun sequence genome:
- the lmo7a gene encoding LIM domain only protein 7 isoform X14, with the protein MEWREQSTVSCDEAYSEAQRWVEAVTKKTFGSNDFRSALENGVLLCDLINKIRPGVVKRVNRLPTPIAGLDNLNVFLRACGKLGLKEAQLFHPGDLQDLSTRVTVKDQETNRRLKNVLITIFWLGRRAQCDRFYDGPHLNFKAFEGLLGTALYKALQESSSQKGSNVRDSGFGDSWYSEREELHQLRGGGGGGSRHRRDDSLDSLDSLGSQPHSISSDTTLKGGSEGCCSDTEADSVFRMAENKDGLSYRRSVVITPKTSTQFNQFLPSKDKPSGYVPAPLRKKRAERNEDNRRSWASPIYTEDDGTLTRSKSTSDIQDPIVSRQARYEELQRYREQTKDSDDKWQDDLSKWKNRRRSVNSDIVKKKEEREKIEQITFGGNRRSKTFKEMQEERDTKGKISLGSRLGSLSYLDDEEDVFERPVTSPRTRTLPARSFTIDTPYHNFEPSEPSLKEDDPPAASPATGRAASPPTSREVNIVDRPAGRDTTTPITPSLTPSSRGSLHNSAAVAPLQRSPISERRRTTKTEEVTTVVSSSRAVQKVAEPRRPLRTQAKVEAPSSGFLSKQQPQPSSMEPKPPGVSQVSASLPRSYQKSDSARLTSVVTARPFGTQSSRITSLPRVFTMDDPHKRVNGDASKKSTVPSRYHQFMTTEDEAHSSSAHSSEDEEEEEEAVATRGKTAPRSVTSTQSTSPVPAPLVKREAPVSPAPAKESSQENYCDMRISLNQKPNSSRDFGFQAAWDSTGARVTSIQPGSSAEMCQLQAGDEVLTVNSQQVAKMSYTDWKSCMEEALQEGSLVMDVRRHGKNSSPDSNTSNSSLDFTSRMTSEMLLPKELPANPGVVSDPESRWLTQDLASNRVNGSFHEKPVTMRNKESEPISLKNLKRRSEFFEQGGSESAMPDIPVPSITLPSSRWSWDPEEERRRQEKWQKEQERLLQEKYKRDQEKLQEEWLKAQEEINTTVDQPDSAKPSSLEGNSYSISPHSPLFPVNQPTSSQWEEEERQRKEEQERRRQEEEKRKREEEERELWRLREERERKERQAEEERKMREEEKSKREEEERELQRLREERERKERQAEEEKRKREEEERERRKREEEEERKRKEEELRKREEAREEERRWQEALEQQHRERERAFQQQQQQQQWAADSHGFNVQPALSFSDRAKSKSSPQLDAEDKPQRRVTGGGGLDESKSQQALSQAELERQQILNEMKKKAPLLTDSSWIRQRSANAATNKESDLPPMRRGDSLDNLDASYNSWRSSWTPRSNSYVQNYARPHSAFSGSSSFYAGGHRLQRPVSATLPSSYSMGSLRGGAGTPSTPWSRQTPSPSPSSPSPTTTPEPMSEAGSRSVSGKKICTFCDSPLGKGAAMIIESLGLCYHLSCFKCIDCKANLGGTEAGAEVRIRNKQLYCNSCYMRFKTGQPTAM; encoded by the exons GGATCAAGAGACCAACCGGAGGCTGAAAAAT gtgtTGATCACCATTTTCTGGCTCGGCAGAAGAGCTCAGTGCGACAGATTCTACGATGGACCTCACCTGAACTTCAAGGCGTTTGAGGGATTATTAGGCACAGCACTCTACAAG gcttTGCAGGAGTCGTCCAGTCAGAAAGGCAGCAACGTCAGAGACAGTGGTTTTGGAGATAGCTGGTACTCTGAGCGAGAGGAGCTCCAccagctgagaggaggaggaggaggaggcagtaGACACAGGAGAGACGACTCCCTGGACAGTTTGGACTCTTTGGGATCTCAACCTCACAGCATCTCCTCCGACACCACCCTTAAAGGCGGCAGCGAGG GTTGTTGCAGTGACACAGAGGCTGACTCCGTCTTCAGGATGGCTGAGAACAAGGACGGCCTCAGTTACCGGAGGTCGGTCGTCATCACTCCCAAGACCAGCACCCAGTTCAACCAGTTCCTGCCCAGTAAGGACAAACCTTCGGGTTACGTTCCCGCTCCTCTGAGGAAGAAACGGGCAGAGCGCAACGAGGACAACAGGCGTAGCTGGGCTAGTCCCATATACACGGAGGATGACGGCACCCTCACCAG GAGTAAATCAACAAGTGATATCCAGGACCCCATCGTCTCCCGGCAGGCTCGCTACGAAGAGCTGCAGAGGTACCGCGAGCAGACAAAGGATAGTGATGACAAGTGGCAGGAT GACCTGAGCAAATGGAAGAACCGGCGCAGGAGCGTCAACTCTGACATtgtgaagaagaaagaggagcgCGAAAAGATCGAGCAGATTACCTTCGGCGGTAACAGGAGGTCCAAGACCTTCAAGGAGATGCAAGAGGAGAG AGACACTAAAGGAAAAATAAGCCTTGGCAGTCGTCTTGGCTCTCTGTCTTACCTGGACGACGAGGAGGACGTATTTGAGAGACCCGTCACCTCCCCTCGTACCCGAACCCTCCCCGCCAGGAGCTTCACTATTGACACTCCTTACCATAATTTCGAGCCCTCTGAGCCTTCTCTGAAAGAGGACGACCCCCCCGCTGCCTCCCCAGCCACGGGCAGGGCCGCTTCCCCTCCCACCTCACGGGAAGTCAACATTGTGGACCGTCCTGCAGGCAGAGACACCACGACCCCCATCACTCCCAGCCTCACTCCCTCCAGCCGAGGCTCTCTCCACAACTCTGCTGCAGTTGCACCTTTGCAGAGGAGTCCCATCTCAGAACGCCGCAGAACCACCAAGACAGAGGAGGTCACGACCgtcgtctcctcctccagagccgTACAAAAGGTGGCAGAGCCCAGGCGCCCATTGCGCACACAAGCCAAGGTGGAGGCCCCCTCCTCTGGTTTTCTGTccaaacaacaaccacagccCAGCTCGATGGAACCCAAACCTCCCGGGGTGTCTCAGGTTTCCGCCTCCCTCCCCAGGAGCTACCAGAAATCGGATAGCGCACGTCTAACCTCAGTTGTCACGGCAAGGCCCTTCGGGACCCAGTCCTCCCGCATCACCTCACTTCCGCGAGTCTTCACA ATGGACGACCCTCACAAGCGTGTCAATGGAGACGCCTCGAAGAAGTCGACGGTGCCGAGTCGCTATCACCAGTTCATGACCACCGAGGACGAGGCTCACTCCAGCTCGGCCCACAGcagtgaagatgaggaggaagaggaggaggcggtggcGACGCGGGGCAAGACAGCGCCGAGGAGTGTCACCTCAACTCAGAGCACCTCACCCGTCCCTGCTCCTCTGGTTAAGAGAGAAGCTCCAGTCAGTCCTGCTCCAGCCAAAGAAAGCAGCCAG GAGAACTACTGCGACATGCGGATCAGCCTGAACCAGAAgcccaacagcagcagagacttTGGCTTCCAGGCAGCCTGGGACTCAACCGGAGCTCGAGTCACGTCCATCCAGCCAG GCAGCTCGGCTGAGATGTGCCAGCTCCAGGCCGGAGACGAGGTGCTGACAGTGAACAGCCAGCAGGTGGCAAAAATGAGCTACACAGACTGGAAGTCCTGCATGGAGGAGGCTCTGCAGGAGGGCAGCCTGGTCATGGATGTTCGCCGTCATGGCAAAAACA GTTCCCCTGATTCAAACACCTCAAACTCCAGCCTGGACTTCACCTCGCGCATGACCTCGGAAATGCTGCTGCCCAAAGAGCTTCCCGCCAACCCAGGCGTCGTAAGTGACCCAGAATCCCGCTGGTTGACTCAG GATTTGGCCTCAAACAGAGTTAATGGAAGTTTCCATGAGAAGCCGGTGACCATGAGGAACAAAG AGTCAGAACCCATATCTTTGAAAAACTTAAAACGGCGATCAGAGTTTTTTgaacaag gaGGATCAGAGTCTGCGATGCCAGAT ATACCTGTTCCTTCAATCACTCTCCCCTCCAGCCGCTGGTCCTGGGACCCAGAGGAGGAGCGCAGGAGACAAGAAAAATGGCAGAAGGAACAGGAGCGCCTCCTACAG GAGAAATATAAGCGTGAccaggagaagctgcaggaggagtGGCTGAAGGCTCAGGAGGAGATCAACACGACCGTGGACCAGCCAGATTCAGCAAAG cCCAGCAGCCTGGAGGGGAACAGCTACAGCATCAGCCCACACTCGCCCCTCTTTCCTGTCAACCAGCCTACTTCTTCTCAgtgggaagaggaagagagacagaggaaggaggagcaggagcgccgaaggcaggaggaggagaagaggaagcgggaggaggaggaacgaGAGCTGTGGCGTCTgcgggaggagagggagaggaaggagaggcaggcagaggaggagaggaagatgagggaggaggagaagagtaagcgggaggaggaggagagagagctgcagcgtctgagggaggagagggagaggaaggagaggcaggcggaggaggagaagaggaagcgggaggaggaggagagggagaggaggaagagggaggaggaggaggagaggaagaggaaggaggaggagctgaggaaaagagaggaggcgAGGGAGGAGGAGCGGAGGTGGCAGGAAGCtttggagcagcagcacagagagcgGGAGCGAgccttccagcagcagcagcagcagcagcagtg GGCTGCTGACTCCCATGGCTTTAATGTGCAGCCTGCACTGTCCTTTTCTGACAG GGCAAAATCCAAATCGTCTCCCCAGCTCGACGCAGAGGACAAACCTCAGAGGAGAG tGACAGGTGGAGGTGGCCTGGATGAGAGTAAGAGTCAACAGGCCCTGTCACAGGCTGAGCTGGAGCGGCAGCAGATCCTGAACGAGATGAAGAAGAAAGCGCCGCTGCTGACCGACAGCAGCTGGATCCGCCAGCGCTCTGCTAACGCGGCCACCAACAAGGAGAGTGACTTGCCACCCATGCGAAG AGGCGACTCCCTTGACAACTTGGACGCCTCCTACAACTCGTGGCGCTCGTCGTGGACACCCAGGAGCAACTCTTACGTCCAAAACTACGCCCGGCCTCACTCTGCCTTCTCCGGCAGCTCTTCCTTTTACGCCGGCGGACACAGGCTCCAGAGGCCCGTTTCCGCCACCCTGCCCTCATCCTACTCCATGGGCTCCCTTCGAGGCGGGGCAGGAACCCCCTCGACCCCCTGGTCCCGGCAGACACCTTCCCCCTCGCCCTCGTCTCCGTCACCCACCACCACTCCGGAGCCTATGTCCGAGGCCGGGAGCAG GTCAGTGAGTGGCAAGAAAATCTGTACGTTCTGTGACAGCCCTCTGGGAAAGGGAGCGGCCATGATCATCGAGTCCCTGGGGCTCTGTTATCATTTGAGCTGCTTTAAG TGTATCGACTGTAAGGCTAACCTCGGAGGAACGGAAGCTGGGGCTGAAGTCAGAATACGAAACAAACAGCTCTACTGTAACTCCTGCTACATGCGATTCAAAA CCGGTCAGCCCACCGCTATGTGA
- the lmo7a gene encoding LIM domain only protein 7 isoform X8, whose product MEWREQSTVSCDEAYSEAQRWVEAVTKKTFGSNDFRSALENGVLLCDLINKIRPGVVKRVNRLPTPIAGLDNLNVFLRACGKLGLKEAQLFHPGDLQDLSTRVTVKDQETNRRLKNVLITIFWLGRRAQCDRFYDGPHLNFKAFEGLLGTALYKALQESSSQKGSNVRDSGFGDSWYSEREELHQLRGGGGGGSRHRRDDSLDSLDSLGSQPHSISSDTTLKGGSEGCCSDTEADSVFRMAENKDGLSYRRSVVITPKTSTQFNQFLPSKDKPSGYVPAPLRKKRAERNEDNRRSWASPIYTEDDGTLTRERPTQESIDGSKSTSDIQDPIVSRQARYEELQRYREQTKDSDDKWQDDLSKWKNRRRSVNSDIVKKKEEREKIEQITFGGNRRSKTFKEMQEERDTKGKISLGSRLGSLSYLDDEEDVFERPVTSPRTRTLPARSFTIDTPYHNFEPSEPSLKEDDPPAASPATGRAASPPTSREVNIVDRPAGRDTTTPITPSLTPSSRGSLHNSAAVAPLQRSPISERRRTTKTEEVTTVVSSSRAVQKVAEPRRPLRTQAKVEAPSSGFLSKQQPQPSSMEPKPPGVSQVSASLPRSYQKSDSARLTSVVTARPFGTQSSRITSLPRVFTMDDPHKRVNGDASKKSTVPSRYHQFMTTEDEAHSSSAHSSEDEEEEEEAVATRGKTAPRSVTSTQSTSPVPAPLVKREAPVSPAPAKESSQENYCDMRISLNQKPNSSRDFGFQAAWDSTGARVTSIQPGSSAEMCQLQAGDEVLTVNSQQVAKMSYTDWKSCMEEALQEGSLVMDVRRHGKNNWDRDQPSLPFKSHKTINLTSTDHPILLGSPDSNTSNSSLDFTSRMTSEMLLPKELPANPGVDLASNRVNGSFHEKPVTMRNKESEPISLKNLKRRSEFFEQGGSESAMPDIPVPSITLPSSRWSWDPEEERRRQEKWQKEQERLLQEKYKRDQEKLQEEWLKAQEEINTTVDQPDSAKPSSLEGNSYSISPHSPLFPVNQPTSSQWEEEERQRKEEQERRRQEEEKRKREEEERELWRLREERERKERQAEEERKMREEEKSKREEEERELQRLREERERKERQAEEEKRKREEEERERRKREEEEERKRKEEELRKREEAREEERRWQEALEQQHRERERAFQQQQQQQQWAADSHGFNVQPALSFSDRAKSKSSPQLDAEDKPQRRVTGGGGLDESKSQQALSQAELERQQILNEMKKKAPLLTDSSWIRQRSANAATNKESDLPPMRRGDSLDNLDASYNSWRSSWTPRSNSYVQNYARPHSAFSGSSSFYAGGHRLQRPVSATLPSSYSMGSLRGGAGTPSTPWSRQTPSPSPSSPSPTTTPEPMSEAGSRSVSGKKICTFCDSPLGKGAAMIIESLGLCYHLSCFKCIDCKANLGGTEAGAEVRIRNKQLYCNSCYMRFKTGQPTAM is encoded by the exons GGATCAAGAGACCAACCGGAGGCTGAAAAAT gtgtTGATCACCATTTTCTGGCTCGGCAGAAGAGCTCAGTGCGACAGATTCTACGATGGACCTCACCTGAACTTCAAGGCGTTTGAGGGATTATTAGGCACAGCACTCTACAAG gcttTGCAGGAGTCGTCCAGTCAGAAAGGCAGCAACGTCAGAGACAGTGGTTTTGGAGATAGCTGGTACTCTGAGCGAGAGGAGCTCCAccagctgagaggaggaggaggaggaggcagtaGACACAGGAGAGACGACTCCCTGGACAGTTTGGACTCTTTGGGATCTCAACCTCACAGCATCTCCTCCGACACCACCCTTAAAGGCGGCAGCGAGG GTTGTTGCAGTGACACAGAGGCTGACTCCGTCTTCAGGATGGCTGAGAACAAGGACGGCCTCAGTTACCGGAGGTCGGTCGTCATCACTCCCAAGACCAGCACCCAGTTCAACCAGTTCCTGCCCAGTAAGGACAAACCTTCGGGTTACGTTCCCGCTCCTCTGAGGAAGAAACGGGCAGAGCGCAACGAGGACAACAGGCGTAGCTGGGCTAGTCCCATATACACGGAGGATGACGGCACCCTCACCAG AGAGCGTCCGACGCAAGAGAGTATCGACGG GAGTAAATCAACAAGTGATATCCAGGACCCCATCGTCTCCCGGCAGGCTCGCTACGAAGAGCTGCAGAGGTACCGCGAGCAGACAAAGGATAGTGATGACAAGTGGCAGGAT GACCTGAGCAAATGGAAGAACCGGCGCAGGAGCGTCAACTCTGACATtgtgaagaagaaagaggagcgCGAAAAGATCGAGCAGATTACCTTCGGCGGTAACAGGAGGTCCAAGACCTTCAAGGAGATGCAAGAGGAGAG AGACACTAAAGGAAAAATAAGCCTTGGCAGTCGTCTTGGCTCTCTGTCTTACCTGGACGACGAGGAGGACGTATTTGAGAGACCCGTCACCTCCCCTCGTACCCGAACCCTCCCCGCCAGGAGCTTCACTATTGACACTCCTTACCATAATTTCGAGCCCTCTGAGCCTTCTCTGAAAGAGGACGACCCCCCCGCTGCCTCCCCAGCCACGGGCAGGGCCGCTTCCCCTCCCACCTCACGGGAAGTCAACATTGTGGACCGTCCTGCAGGCAGAGACACCACGACCCCCATCACTCCCAGCCTCACTCCCTCCAGCCGAGGCTCTCTCCACAACTCTGCTGCAGTTGCACCTTTGCAGAGGAGTCCCATCTCAGAACGCCGCAGAACCACCAAGACAGAGGAGGTCACGACCgtcgtctcctcctccagagccgTACAAAAGGTGGCAGAGCCCAGGCGCCCATTGCGCACACAAGCCAAGGTGGAGGCCCCCTCCTCTGGTTTTCTGTccaaacaacaaccacagccCAGCTCGATGGAACCCAAACCTCCCGGGGTGTCTCAGGTTTCCGCCTCCCTCCCCAGGAGCTACCAGAAATCGGATAGCGCACGTCTAACCTCAGTTGTCACGGCAAGGCCCTTCGGGACCCAGTCCTCCCGCATCACCTCACTTCCGCGAGTCTTCACA ATGGACGACCCTCACAAGCGTGTCAATGGAGACGCCTCGAAGAAGTCGACGGTGCCGAGTCGCTATCACCAGTTCATGACCACCGAGGACGAGGCTCACTCCAGCTCGGCCCACAGcagtgaagatgaggaggaagaggaggaggcggtggcGACGCGGGGCAAGACAGCGCCGAGGAGTGTCACCTCAACTCAGAGCACCTCACCCGTCCCTGCTCCTCTGGTTAAGAGAGAAGCTCCAGTCAGTCCTGCTCCAGCCAAAGAAAGCAGCCAG GAGAACTACTGCGACATGCGGATCAGCCTGAACCAGAAgcccaacagcagcagagacttTGGCTTCCAGGCAGCCTGGGACTCAACCGGAGCTCGAGTCACGTCCATCCAGCCAG GCAGCTCGGCTGAGATGTGCCAGCTCCAGGCCGGAGACGAGGTGCTGACAGTGAACAGCCAGCAGGTGGCAAAAATGAGCTACACAGACTGGAAGTCCTGCATGGAGGAGGCTCTGCAGGAGGGCAGCCTGGTCATGGATGTTCGCCGTCATGGCAAAAACA ACTGGGACAGAGACCAACCTTCCCTGCCATTTAAAAGCCATAAGACCATCAATCTGACCAGTACGGATCATCCGATACTTCTAGGTTCCCCTGATTCAAACACCTCAAACTCCAGCCTGGACTTCACCTCGCGCATGACCTCGGAAATGCTGCTGCCCAAAGAGCTTCCCGCCAACCCAGGCGTC GATTTGGCCTCAAACAGAGTTAATGGAAGTTTCCATGAGAAGCCGGTGACCATGAGGAACAAAG AGTCAGAACCCATATCTTTGAAAAACTTAAAACGGCGATCAGAGTTTTTTgaacaag gaGGATCAGAGTCTGCGATGCCAGAT ATACCTGTTCCTTCAATCACTCTCCCCTCCAGCCGCTGGTCCTGGGACCCAGAGGAGGAGCGCAGGAGACAAGAAAAATGGCAGAAGGAACAGGAGCGCCTCCTACAG GAGAAATATAAGCGTGAccaggagaagctgcaggaggagtGGCTGAAGGCTCAGGAGGAGATCAACACGACCGTGGACCAGCCAGATTCAGCAAAG cCCAGCAGCCTGGAGGGGAACAGCTACAGCATCAGCCCACACTCGCCCCTCTTTCCTGTCAACCAGCCTACTTCTTCTCAgtgggaagaggaagagagacagaggaaggaggagcaggagcgccgaaggcaggaggaggagaagaggaagcgggaggaggaggaacgaGAGCTGTGGCGTCTgcgggaggagagggagaggaaggagaggcaggcagaggaggagaggaagatgagggaggaggagaagagtaagcgggaggaggaggagagagagctgcagcgtctgagggaggagagggagaggaaggagaggcaggcggaggaggagaagaggaagcgggaggaggaggagagggagaggaggaagagggaggaggaggaggagaggaagaggaaggaggaggagctgaggaaaagagaggaggcgAGGGAGGAGGAGCGGAGGTGGCAGGAAGCtttggagcagcagcacagagagcgGGAGCGAgccttccagcagcagcagcagcagcagcagtg GGCTGCTGACTCCCATGGCTTTAATGTGCAGCCTGCACTGTCCTTTTCTGACAG GGCAAAATCCAAATCGTCTCCCCAGCTCGACGCAGAGGACAAACCTCAGAGGAGAG tGACAGGTGGAGGTGGCCTGGATGAGAGTAAGAGTCAACAGGCCCTGTCACAGGCTGAGCTGGAGCGGCAGCAGATCCTGAACGAGATGAAGAAGAAAGCGCCGCTGCTGACCGACAGCAGCTGGATCCGCCAGCGCTCTGCTAACGCGGCCACCAACAAGGAGAGTGACTTGCCACCCATGCGAAG AGGCGACTCCCTTGACAACTTGGACGCCTCCTACAACTCGTGGCGCTCGTCGTGGACACCCAGGAGCAACTCTTACGTCCAAAACTACGCCCGGCCTCACTCTGCCTTCTCCGGCAGCTCTTCCTTTTACGCCGGCGGACACAGGCTCCAGAGGCCCGTTTCCGCCACCCTGCCCTCATCCTACTCCATGGGCTCCCTTCGAGGCGGGGCAGGAACCCCCTCGACCCCCTGGTCCCGGCAGACACCTTCCCCCTCGCCCTCGTCTCCGTCACCCACCACCACTCCGGAGCCTATGTCCGAGGCCGGGAGCAG GTCAGTGAGTGGCAAGAAAATCTGTACGTTCTGTGACAGCCCTCTGGGAAAGGGAGCGGCCATGATCATCGAGTCCCTGGGGCTCTGTTATCATTTGAGCTGCTTTAAG TGTATCGACTGTAAGGCTAACCTCGGAGGAACGGAAGCTGGGGCTGAAGTCAGAATACGAAACAAACAGCTCTACTGTAACTCCTGCTACATGCGATTCAAAA CCGGTCAGCCCACCGCTATGTGA